In Candidatus Palauibacter soopunensis, the genomic stretch CGTTCCCCGCACTCGGGATGACGAGGTCCGTCGCCCCCTCGTGCACCGCCCGCGTGACGGCGGCGCACAGGCCGCGGTCCTTGAAGCTCCCGGTGGGGTTTAGGCCCTCGTCCTTCACGAGGAGCGTGAGGCCCTCGAACTCGCCACCGATCTCGATCTCGAGCAGGGGCGTGCCGCCCTCGCCCAGCGTCACCGGATCTTCGTTCGGCTCGACGGGCATGATCTCCCGAAACCGCCACATGCCGCCCTGCCGCCTGGCCCATGCCCGCCGCAGCGCTTCGCCGTCCAGGGCTCCGAGGTCGTACCGGGCCAGCAGCGGCTTTCCGCAGTCCGGGCACACCGTGGCCAGCCCCCGCGCGACGGGTCGCCCGCAGAGACCGCATTCGAGGCGCCAGCTCATACACTTCGCTCCTTTTCTGTCGCCGCCGCGAGCCGAGCCAGGGTGCGCTCCCGTCCGAGCGCATAGGCGACGTCGCCGAGGTCGGGTCCGTGAAGCTGCCCGGTCAGGGCGACCCGGACGGGCGGAAAGAATGTACGCCCCGCGAGCCCGGCGTCGCGCATCGCGCCGCGCAGCGCCGCCGCGAGGGGTTCGGGTCGCCACGCCGTGTCGGCCCACGCGGCGCGGGCGAGGCGGATCGCGGTCGCGGCCGCGGGGTCGGAGAGCAACTCCCGAGCGGCGGATCCGCCGGTCTCCGGCGCGCGGTAGATCGGCTCGACTTCGGACGTGACGTCGGAAAGGAGACGGGTGCGCTTGGCGAAGACCTCCGCTGCTCGACGGAGATCGGCGTCGGTCAGTCCCAGCCCTTCCGCATCGAGCCGCGCCGCCCAATCGCGGGCCAGCCGCTCGGCGGGTTCCGCCCGCAGGTGCTGTCCGGACAGCCAGGTCATCTTTTCCTCGTCCACCTCCGTGTCGGCAGCCCCCAGCCGGTCGAGGTCGATCCGTTCCACGAGCGCCTTCCGGCTCAGGAACTCCTCTCCGTCCTCCGAAGACCACGAGAGGAGCGACAGGTAGTTGACCACCGCGTCCGGATGAAACCCCCGGTCCCGGTAGTCGAGGACCCCCGCGGCCCCGCGTCGCTTGGAGAGCTTCCCTCCCCCCGGGGCGAGGACGGTCGGGATGTGGACGAACTCGGGCGGCCTGACCCCGAAGGCCCGGTACAGGAGAACCTGCTTGGGCGTGTTCGAGAGGTGGCCCACGCCCCGGATCACGTGACTGATCTCCATCTCGATGTCGTCCACCGCGACGGCGAAGTTGTAGGTGGGCCGCCCGTCGCTTCGCACGAGGACGAGGTCTCCCAGGTCGTCCCCGTCGATGGCGAGCGTGCCCTTCAAGAGATCCGAGAACTCTACGGGCCCGGATTCGACGCGAAGCCGGATGGCGGCCTCCCGTCCCTCCGTCTCCTGCCGGCGCGCTTGCTCGGCGGGAAGGTCCCGGCAGCGCGCATCGCGTCCCGTGGGCTCCCCCGCGGCGATCGCGGCCTTCCGCCTCGCCTCGAGTTCGTCCGGCCGGCAGTAACAGCGAAACGCCCTCCCCGATTCCAGCAACTCCGCCGCGCGGGCCCGATGGCGGTCGGCGCGCGCCAACTGGCGGTACGGCGCGAACGGCCCTCCCTCCCGCGGTCCCTCATCCGGGGCGATGCCGAGCCAGTCGAGCGCCTCGTAGATCATCGCCTCCCCCTCCGGCACCGCACGCTCCGTGTCCGTGTCCTCGAGGCGGAGCACAAAGGCGCCCCCGTGCCGTCGAGCGAAGAGCCAATTCAGGATCGCGGTGCGCACGTTGCCCAGGTGAAGGGCTCCCGTCGGGCTCGGGGCGAACCGGGTTCGGACCCGTGCAGTCGAAGCGGCCGGAGGGGTCACGGAGCCTCTTCTTCCGCCTGGAAACCGGCGCAACGCAGCACGGGCAGCGTCGGATAGCGCCGAAAACGCGCGTCCCGGCGCGAGAGCCGGCAGAGGAGGAAGGCGGATCCGCGGTCGCTCTTGATCCAGCGGCGGTGACGGCAGCGCGCGCACAGGCCCGCCGGGGGGCGTCCGCCCCGCATCACGAGGCGGCCCCCCGGGCCGGATCCTCCTCGCGGAGCGCGGCGAGGATCGACGTGGCCGTCGCAGGACCGATCCCCGGCGTGCAGGCGAGCTGGGCGGGCGTGGCCCGACGGATGAGGTCGAGGCTGCCGAATCGCTCCAACAGACGCTGTTCGCGCTCCGGCCCCACCCCCGGGATCTCGCTCAGCCTCGATCTGAGGGCGCGGCGGCGGCGCAGCGTCCGGTTGTACCGGAGGGCAAAGCGATGGGCCTCATCGCGCGCCCGCTGCAGCCAATGCAAACCCGGGTCCGCGCGCGGAAGCCGCAATGGAGTCGGAGTCCCGGGCCGGAATACTTCCTCGTCGCGCTTCGCGAGGGCCACGGTGGGCAGATCGGAGACGCCCGCGCCATCCATGGCCTGCCGCGCGGCCGACAGCTGTCCCCTGCCGCCGTCCACGACGACGAGGTCGGGCAGCGCGCGTCCCTCCCGGACCCGACGGTCGAAGTAGCGCGAGACGATCTCCTGCATCATGGCGTAGTCATCCGTCTGTCCCTCCTCCGAGTCCCGGATTCGGAACTTTCGATACTCATCCTTGTGCGGCCGTCCGTCCCGGAGCCAGACGCAACTCCCGACCGACTCCCGGCCCGCGAGCGTCGACACATCGAAGCAGACGATGTCCCGCGCGGGCGCCTCCAGCGCGAGCACCTCCGCGAGCCGCGCCGCGGCCGACGGCGGTCCCGCCGCCTCGACCCCGGTCTCGGCCTCGTCTCCCCGCTCCAATCGGTCCCGCTCCAGCACGTGTGCCGCGTTTCGGCTCGCGGCACGCGTCAGTTCGAGCCTGGGTCCGCGCGCCGGCACCCGGATGCGAAAGCGGTGGTTGGCGACGCCCGAAAGGTACTCCTCCACGAGGTCCTGCTCGTGGAACGGGTCCGGCACGATCAGCTCCGAGGGGACATCGTCCGCCTGGCGCAGATAGTACCCCTTCACGAGGGCCCCGAGTACGGCTTCGTCCGGTTCGTCCCCGACGTTCGCGAGATAATGGATCCGGCGACCGACTAGCCTTCCCTCCCGCACCCTCAGCACGATGCCGCACACCGCCCCGTCCGCCGGACGGCGCGCGAATCCGATCACGTCACGACTCCCGCCCCGGGGGTCGATCGCGGCCTGCCGGCTCTCCAGCTGATCGAGGCCACGCAGTACGTCCCTCAACTCCCCCGCCCGTTCGTAGTTCAGCGCTTCGGCGGCCTCCGCCATGCGGCGCTCCACCGAGCGCCTGACGGGCCCCGTCCGCCCGCCCAGGATCTCGAGGATTTCGTCGATCATCGTCCGATAGTCCGCTTCGGACTGGAGACCCGCGCACGGCGCCTTGCAACGGCCGATGTGATAATCGAGACAGGGTCTGGGCGGAAGCTCCGCCGGCATCCGGTAATGGCACGACCGCACGGTGTACATCTTCTTGATCGTGCGCAGCGCCCGCCGCATCGCCCCGACGTCGGTGAAGGGCCCCAGGTACCGCGAGCCGTCATCCCTCAGCCGGCGGGTCACGAAGATCCGCGGGAAGGGCTCCGTGACCGTGACCTTGATGTACGGATAGCTCTTGTCGTCGCGGAGCTGGATGTTGAAGCGTGGCCCGAACTCGCGGATGAGATTCCACTCGAGGAGGAGGGCTTCGGCTTCGGAGCGCACGGGGAAGGTCTCGATGCTGTCGATCTCCCGCACCAGGCGGATGACCTTCACGGAGCGGCTCGCCTCGGCGCCGAAATAGGAGGCGACCCGCGACCGGAGCGACTTCGCCTTTCCCACGTAGAGGACTTCGCCCGCGGCATCGCGAAACAGGTACACGCCCGGCTCGTGATCCAGCCCTCGCGCCTGCTCGCGAAGCGCGTCGAGATCCGTCCTTCGCGGTCCCGGCTCCCGGCTCACTCTCCCCCCTCCGCCGGTGGGGGCTCCCCAACGGTCCGGAGCCCCGTCGGGAGCCCCGCGCACCCGGCGTAGCAGAGCCCGCCGGCGACGAGCGCCGCCGCGAGGAGGGTGGCGTCGCCGAGGAATCCGTCCGGGAGGTGGCCCCCGAGCAGGGAGCGCATCACGAGGAAGGCCGCGCTCGCGAGACCGGCGCCGACCGCCATGCGACCGAGCGAACGCCGCACGGGGACGAACCACCCGTCCGCACCCCGCCGGCTCAGCCCTCGCATGAGGAGGACGAGGTTCACCCAGGCCCCGACCGAACTGCCGAAGACGAGGCCGGCCGCCGCGCGCAGCCCGAACCCCCGGTCGTCCATCCACAGCGCCGTCGCGGCTCCGACGAGGATGCCGATCCCCACCCCTGCCATGGCATACTTCACGGGCGTCCGCGTGTCCTGGAGGGCGTGGAACGCGCTCGCGAACAGCTTCGTGAGGCCCGTCGCGACGAGTCCCAGCGCGTACGCGCCCAGGGCCCACCGCACGACCGGCACGTGTTCGGCGTCGAAGGCTCCCCGTTCGTAGATGAGCGAGGTCACGAGGTCCCCGAGCAGGAGGAGCACGGCGACGGATGGAAGAATGAAGTAGGCGACCCGCCGGACGCCGGTGGAGAGATGGGACCGCAGGGCTCCGATCCCCTTCTCGCGGGACATCTCCGGCAGGGCCGCCACGGCCACGGAGGCGCCGAACAGGGCCATCGGCACCATGGCGATGCGCTGGGCGAAGTAGATCCCCGTGAGCGCGCCCTCGGCGAGAAGGCTGGCGATGAACACATCTGTCAGACTCGAGAGCTGAAAGATGCCCTGCCCCGCCGCGACCGGCATCGCGTTGCGCGCGACGCGGCGCGTGGGTTCGAAGCGGAAGTCGATCCGGGGCCGGAGCGTCCCGAGCCGGCGGTACACGGCGGGAAGCTGGATCGCGACCTGCAGCACGCTTCCGATGAGGGTGGACCACGTGAGCACGACGATGAGCGGCCCCCAACCCATCCGCGCTCCCAGCAGGAGGCCGGCGATCTGGGACAGGTTCCAGAGGACGGGCGCGGCGAAGGGGAGGAAGAAACGGCGGTGGCTCGTCAGGATCCCGAGACACCACGCGCCGACGATCATCACCCCCGACATGGGGAAGAGGATGCGGACGAGGCGCGTCGTAAGCGTGCTCAGTTCCGTGTCGTAGCCGGGCGCGAGGATCCCCAGGAGCCAGGGCGCGGCGGCGACGGCCACGGCCACGACGAAGGCGGAGAGGGCGAGGAGGCCGCCCAACACGCCCTGCGCGAGCCTCCGCGCCGCGGCCGTGTCGCCCCGCTCCGTCAGCGAAGAGAACACCGGCACGAAGGAGGCGGAGAGCGCGCCTTCGCTGAGGAGGTTGCGAAAGGCGTTGGGGATCTTGAGCGCGGCCGCGTAGGCGTCCGTGACCGGCCCGACGCCGAAAGTGGCGGCGATGATGACGTCCCGCAGAAACCCGGTGATGCGGCTGGCGAGGATACCGGCGGCGACGCGCGTCGCCGAACGGCCCTGTCCCGGCGCCTTCTCCTCGGTCAGATCAGCGCTCCGCGTCGTTTCCGGCCGGTCGCCCCGCGTCCTGGGCGGGGAGCGCCGGGAGGGCTTCGTCCCCTTCCACGAGCGCGCGCACGAAGGCGGTCTCTTCCCGGATGCCCTCGACCGCCTGCGTCAGGTACTGGATTTCCTGCTCCAGCGCGTCGATGCGCGCGGACTGGTTCGTTCCGGACTCGGTGTTCCCGATTCGACGCGCGAGGGCCTCGGAGAGGGGGGAGTCGATCACGATGGCGAGCACGGGAATGAGGACGATAAGCCCGAGGACGACCATGAAGGCGAAGGTCATCTCGGATCTCCCGTGCCGCTCATTGTCGCGCCCCCCGTGGAAGAACGTCCGCTCGCGGTGTGCCCACCGTGCGCCCCGAAAGACATACCCGCGAACGCCGCAAGCTATCCATCTTCCGCGCGACCCGCCAAGAAGGACGCGACCTGGCGATCGGTCTCGTGCGCCAGCCGCTCCACGAGTCCGGGACCGTAGCGGCAGAGGAAGGAGAGCGGATTCAGCACGCGTTCCTGCGGGCGCCGCCGCGGGAAGAGGTTCGCGCCCGCGCGGCGCACCTGGCCCAGCCGGACGTCGAGCCGTTCCCGGGTCGCGCGGTCCACCTGGCGGGACAGCTCGGAGGCCGCGTCGAGGATACCCTTCCGCATCTTCCCCACCGCCCCTCGCAGTCCCGGCAGGTTATCGGCCACGGCCGCCTCGATCCCGGCCATGCCGGTTTCGGCATCCTCCCGGAAGTGGCCGAACGCCCGCTTCACTGCTTCCGGCCGCGCCTCCCGCGTGAGGCGTTCGACGATCGGCTCCGCCCCCGCAGCGAGATCCTGTGGTGACAGGCCGGTCCGCTCGAGAATCCGTCGCGTCCGCGCCTCGACCAGCGTCCATGCTGCCCGGGGATGGACGGATGGCAGCGGGATATCGAGGGCGCCGAACAGCGGCGGCAGTTGGCTCCAGTACGCGATCTCGCCGGGCCCGAGCACCGTCGCGGCCACGGGAAGCAGGTAGGATTCGAGCGCGGGGCGGGACGCGACGTTCGGCGAAAAGCCTTCGGGCGCGGCCTCCAGTCGTTCGCGCCAGCCCTCAAGGGGTACGGCCCCGCCTCGCCGGACGCGATGTCTCCCGCCGCCCTCGTCGAAGAACAGCGGCAGCGCATCCTCGACGCGCGAGATCGGCGCGTCGAAGCCGGCCGCCTCCAACGCGCGCGCGCCCGCCGCCTCCGCCTCGACGACTCCATCCCAGTCGGAAAGAAGCCGTCGGTAGAGGGGGGCCGCGGCGCGGCAGAGCTCCGGGCGGGCGGAATCGATCCACGCGTATCCCCGATCGCCGAGCACCCCCGCGAGGAACCGGGCGAACGCCTCGGAGACCCGATGTCCCTCGGCATAAGCATCTCGTATCAACTTCAGATAATGTGCCGTAAATTCTGATTCAGGAACGATGTCAGGCAGGGCGTCGAGGACATCCAAGCCAGGGCCGTCGAGGATGTGGGATCCCACGGATTTGCGCTCGCCACCGGCCGGGACGGGGAGTGCGAGGGTCCGCGTGGCGTCCGAACGGTCGAGGATCGTCGTGCTCCCGACTTCGTCCCAGTCGTGGTCGTCCGAAGCGATCCAGAACAGCGGGACGACGGGCGCGCCGAAGGTCTGCTCGAGTTGGGCGGCGAGCGAGATGGCGGTGAGGGCCTTGTAGAGAACGTAGAGGGGTCCGAGGAGGAGGATGGGCTGGTGCCCCGTCGTGACAAAGGTGCCTTGCCCCTGGAGAACGGACTCGAGGCGCGCGCGGACACCGGGCCCGGACACGCCGAAGGACTCGGGTCCAAGCCGGGAGCGGCCGGGGGACGGAGGAGCCGTCTCGGCAAGACGGCTGGAGAGCGGGAGAAAACCGGCGTCTCCCGCGTCCAGGACAGCGTGCGCAATGGAGCCGGGAACGCCCAGGGGCCGTGGGACGATCTCCGGGTTCCCCGCCGGATTCAAAGGGTCCGTCCCATCAGAAGCAGGCGGGGCGAGTCGCCTCGAAACGGCGTCCCGTCATAACTGCCGAAGGTGTTCGTGGCCTCGAGTCCGTGCTCGCGGAGGAGCCCGCGCAGCGCCTCCGGCGAATAGAGGCGCACCCGCTCGTGGTAGACCTCCGGCTCCCCGCCGCCGGTTCCTCCGATCTCGATGCGCTTGAAAACCTGGTCTCCTTCCACCCACCGCGTCTGCCGTACGGGAGTCCCGTTGATCTCGCCCACGGATTCGGGATCGAGGCGGTCGATGACCCACGCCGCGTGCAGATAGTCCATCAGGAAGGGAGCCCCGGGCCGCAGCACCCGCCGGATTTCCCGCAGAACCTCGATGTCTTCCTCCGGCGTGAGAAAGTAGCCGAAGGAGGTGAAGAAGTTCACGAGGCCATCGAACGTCCCGGCGGCGAAGGGGAGCCCGCGCATGTCGGCGCGGATGAGGGATCCGTCCATCCCCGGACGGGTTCGCGCCGCGTCCAGGAGCGGGCCGGAGAGATCGATCCCGACCGCCCGCAGGCCGGCCGCCCGGAGACGCTGCAGGTGGCGGCCCGCGCCGCAGGCGAGGTCGAGCACGCGGGCGCCGGTCGCGAGTCCGGCGCGCTCGCGATAGAGCGCGACCGCTCGGACGGCCTCCTCCTCGTCCCGATGCGGATACAGCTCGAGGTAGGCTCGGCCGAACCAGTCCCTGAACCACTCGGCGGGGGCGCTCATCGGTCCGCTCACGGTTCGCTCAGGGTCCCTTGTGGTACGGTTCGCCACGGAGGATGGTGGCCGCCCGGTAGAGTTGCTCCGTGAGGACGAGTCGGGCGACCTCGTGCGGGAGCGTCATGGCCGAAAGCGCGAGCCGAGCCCGCGCGCGGGCGAGTAGCCCCGGGGCGAGTCCATGCGCCCCTCCGATCGCGAACGCGGCTCCCGGCCGTCCGTAGGTGCGCATGTCGTCGAGGTAGTCCGCGAGGGCCCGCGTCGTCCATCGCTCACCTTCCCGTGTGAGGGCGATGAGGTCCAGTTCGTCCGGGAGGCGCCGCTCGAGGGCCGCCGCCTCCCGCTCCCGCGCCTCCGTGGCGCGCGCATCCGGAAGTCCGGCCGGGTCGACGAGCACGACCTCGAACCGGATGTACCGCCGCAGGCGGTCTTCATACTCGTCCGTCGCCCTTTGTAGAGCGGTGGCCCGGTTCCGTCCGACCGAGGCCACGAGGATCCGTGTCACCTCCCGGCCGCCGGATCACGGTCTTTCCGACCCGATGCCGTATCGAGAATCAGGCGTCTCACGTCTTCCCAGCCGGCCTTCCATGCGAGAGTCTCGGGGAGAACCCAGATCGGCAGGCCCGGGTCGAAGAGCGGGCGGAGTCGGGAGACGTCCTTGCGGGTGGTGAGGACGCCGCCCCGCCCCGCCGCGTCGACCGCGGCCGTCCGCTCTCGCGGCGATGGAATCCCGTGATCGCTCAGCGCGAGTCGCTCCCGAACCGACGCGCACGCGGCGCCGGCCTGCGCGAAGAAGAGATTGGGCTTCATGATCCCGGTCAAGGCGACACGGGGGGCCGGCGACCCGGCCCAACGGCGCGCTCCGGCGCTGGCCGCTTCGAGGGGTCCGTGCC encodes the following:
- the murJ gene encoding murein biosynthesis integral membrane protein MurJ yields the protein MTEEKAPGQGRSATRVAAGILASRITGFLRDVIIAATFGVGPVTDAYAAALKIPNAFRNLLSEGALSASFVPVFSSLTERGDTAAARRLAQGVLGGLLALSAFVVAVAVAAAPWLLGILAPGYDTELSTLTTRLVRILFPMSGVMIVGAWCLGILTSHRRFFLPFAAPVLWNLSQIAGLLLGARMGWGPLIVVLTWSTLIGSVLQVAIQLPAVYRRLGTLRPRIDFRFEPTRRVARNAMPVAAGQGIFQLSSLTDVFIASLLAEGALTGIYFAQRIAMVPMALFGASVAVAALPEMSREKGIGALRSHLSTGVRRVAYFILPSVAVLLLLGDLVTSLIYERGAFDAEHVPVVRWALGAYALGLVATGLTKLFASAFHALQDTRTPVKYAMAGVGIGILVGAATALWMDDRGFGLRAAAGLVFGSSVGAWVNLVLLMRGLSRRGADGWFVPVRRSLGRMAVGAGLASAAFLVMRSLLGGHLPDGFLGDATLLAAALVAGGLCYAGCAGLPTGLRTVGEPPPAEGGE
- a CDS encoding 23S rRNA (pseudouridine(1915)-N(3))-methyltransferase RlmH, which translates into the protein MTRILVASVGRNRATALQRATDEYEDRLRRYIRFEVVLVDPAGLPDARATEAREREAAALERRLPDELDLIALTREGERWTTRALADYLDDMRTYGRPGAAFAIGGAHGLAPGLLARARARLALSAMTLPHEVARLVLTEQLYRAATILRGEPYHKGP
- the uvrC gene encoding excinuclease ABC subunit UvrC, which gives rise to MSREPGPRRTDLDALREQARGLDHEPGVYLFRDAAGEVLYVGKAKSLRSRVASYFGAEASRSVKVIRLVREIDSIETFPVRSEAEALLLEWNLIREFGPRFNIQLRDDKSYPYIKVTVTEPFPRIFVTRRLRDDGSRYLGPFTDVGAMRRALRTIKKMYTVRSCHYRMPAELPPRPCLDYHIGRCKAPCAGLQSEADYRTMIDEILEILGGRTGPVRRSVERRMAEAAEALNYERAGELRDVLRGLDQLESRQAAIDPRGGSRDVIGFARRPADGAVCGIVLRVREGRLVGRRIHYLANVGDEPDEAVLGALVKGYYLRQADDVPSELIVPDPFHEQDLVEEYLSGVANHRFRIRVPARGPRLELTRAASRNAAHVLERDRLERGDEAETGVEAAGPPSAAARLAEVLALEAPARDIVCFDVSTLAGRESVGSCVWLRDGRPHKDEYRKFRIRDSEEGQTDDYAMMQEIVSRYFDRRVREGRALPDLVVVDGGRGQLSAARQAMDGAGVSDLPTVALAKRDEEVFRPGTPTPLRLPRADPGLHWLQRARDEAHRFALRYNRTLRRRRALRSRLSEIPGVGPEREQRLLERFGSLDLIRRATPAQLACTPGIGPATATSILAALREEDPARGAAS
- the bshC gene encoding bacillithiol biosynthesis cysteine-adding enzyme BshC, with product MSGPGVRARLESVLQGQGTFVTTGHQPILLLGPLYVLYKALTAISLAAQLEQTFGAPVVPLFWIASDDHDWDEVGSTTILDRSDATRTLALPVPAGGERKSVGSHILDGPGLDVLDALPDIVPESEFTAHYLKLIRDAYAEGHRVSEAFARFLAGVLGDRGYAWIDSARPELCRAAAPLYRRLLSDWDGVVEAEAAGARALEAAGFDAPISRVEDALPLFFDEGGGRHRVRRGGAVPLEGWRERLEAAPEGFSPNVASRPALESYLLPVAATVLGPGEIAYWSQLPPLFGALDIPLPSVHPRAAWTLVEARTRRILERTGLSPQDLAAGAEPIVERLTREARPEAVKRAFGHFREDAETGMAGIEAAVADNLPGLRGAVGKMRKGILDAASELSRQVDRATRERLDVRLGQVRRAGANLFPRRRPQERVLNPLSFLCRYGPGLVERLAHETDRQVASFLAGRAEDG
- the gltX gene encoding glutamate--tRNA ligase, which codes for MTPPAASTARVRTRFAPSPTGALHLGNVRTAILNWLFARRHGGAFVLRLEDTDTERAVPEGEAMIYEALDWLGIAPDEGPREGGPFAPYRQLARADRHRARAAELLESGRAFRCYCRPDELEARRKAAIAAGEPTGRDARCRDLPAEQARRQETEGREAAIRLRVESGPVEFSDLLKGTLAIDGDDLGDLVLVRSDGRPTYNFAVAVDDIEMEISHVIRGVGHLSNTPKQVLLYRAFGVRPPEFVHIPTVLAPGGGKLSKRRGAAGVLDYRDRGFHPDAVVNYLSLLSWSSEDGEEFLSRKALVERIDLDRLGAADTEVDEEKMTWLSGQHLRAEPAERLARDWAARLDAEGLGLTDADLRRAAEVFAKRTRLLSDVTSEVEPIYRAPETGGSAARELLSDPAAATAIRLARAAWADTAWRPEPLAAALRGAMRDAGLAGRTFFPPVRVALTGQLHGPDLGDVAYALGRERTLARLAAATEKERSV
- a CDS encoding class I SAM-dependent methyltransferase, with amino-acid sequence MSAPAEWFRDWFGRAYLELYPHRDEEEAVRAVALYRERAGLATGARVLDLACGAGRHLQRLRAAGLRAVGIDLSGPLLDAARTRPGMDGSLIRADMRGLPFAAGTFDGLVNFFTSFGYFLTPEEDIEVLREIRRVLRPGAPFLMDYLHAAWVIDRLDPESVGEINGTPVRQTRWVEGDQVFKRIEIGGTGGGEPEVYHERVRLYSPEALRGLLREHGLEATNTFGSYDGTPFRGDSPRLLLMGRTL